A genomic segment from Fodinicola acaciae encodes:
- a CDS encoding endo-alpha-N-acetylgalactosaminidase family protein, whose translation MPYVRTLATLVVTALAAFTLPSLPAAAAPLIPADQAVIRSGQLAVTVDRAFPRVLGYTTVDGAQLGGSTGTAATVRINGTEQRPTVAVSLTATAARYRLTLPNVTIRTELSVAGQTLTFRVTGVDDPGRTVETFDIPDLSLVSVRSDQPGATLAAAGFSVDANKSSDTVTPVGDLPVTSKPAGKSYAFVSTDRLAAGVETSTLTEPFRLAVSTVAEGTLKRTSIASQPWVYREHDTKRITELPWAKVAVTGDRNGDHAVDWQDGAIAFRSIMVNVPGSNEVKDRVVPYISYNFASLAGTPFLKALDEVKKISLLTDGLGQNVLLKGYQSEGHDSAHPDYGDHFNDRAGGLADLRKLIAEGKKYGATFGVHVNRQEAYPEAKNFSWKLANPTATCWGWLDQSYCDDKHGDEISGNLAARLKKLRQAIPDPNLSYLYVDVTPGAGWDAYDLAHLLWSDGWDAVTEFPGDWERESIWSHWANDPTYGGDNNRGVNSRIIRFLRNDQKDVWSPDPLMPNPRLADFTGWQGRVNLNDAVSNIYTYDLPAKWIQHFQVTKWTDDAIDFTGGVRITKGRDMWSEGHLVSTGGAYLLPWDSSKLYHWNASGGTTTWTLPKSWSRLGSATVATLTQTGKQQVHQVPVRDGQVTLAAAARTPYLVTKGRPADVRMDWGHGTPVGDPGFDSGGFAYWKATGARPSIVDDVRGQAHLEMGSGASAVSQRLRGLKPGQQYSASVWVQVTGAKRVATLSVDGAKVWTDSSPQEDTSGVDDKTGTRYQRMKVLFTAKTPAPLLTLSAATGTSKVEFDDVRVVPNAGAGSKDHYYAEDFEHVDQGWGPFVYTVDGGSLRTHLSERHAGYTRDTISGNWSLKTWADGVGMVYRTLPQTLRFQAGHAYRVRFDYQSDTDDAYDVRIFNNQTIAEDPLVRTTDRPLDSPPPATDPKPAGWTDVLPPQGSAPHQTYDQTFAACGDDSLGIVHNRDDNASMTLDNLVVDDLGPAPAGCLKAPLGSLKLSGFAPRRGQTNVVTASFTNNTAAALSNVDIRLTGPSGWPLQPQSPTHFASVAAGATVTATYQLQTPADAKSGSYQLATNASYEINGHQAGTTANASAVLAYTSLADAYNNVAISDESATTAGNFDGYGNSFSQQALTAAGAAPGATVTVDGVTFSWPDVPSARPDNVAAAGQTIALSGKGVAVGFLGSEAGNVRPEVTIHYADGSRSTGLLGFPNWCCADDNAYGSRIAIDTDHNNTPAGPGHFGIHYKIYYNTIPADPTKTIAAVTLPSSSALHVFAMAIKPAAALSGDVYASDLAWSAMTNGWGPAERDHSLGEDAAGDGGPLKVAGVRFAKGLGTASPGAITYAVDGTCSRFTAKVGQDDEKGAPGSVRFSVIADGKTIYTSSVQKPGMAAAAIDVPLTGVRSVQLVTGDGGDGPGNDHADWGDALFSCA comes from the coding sequence ATGCCGTACGTCCGTACGCTCGCCACGCTGGTCGTCACCGCACTCGCCGCCTTCACACTGCCGAGCCTGCCGGCCGCAGCGGCGCCACTGATCCCCGCTGACCAGGCGGTGATCCGGTCCGGCCAGCTGGCGGTCACCGTCGACAGGGCGTTTCCACGCGTACTCGGCTACACGACCGTCGACGGCGCGCAGCTCGGCGGCTCGACCGGGACGGCCGCCACGGTCCGCATCAACGGGACCGAGCAGCGGCCGACCGTCGCGGTTTCGCTCACCGCGACCGCGGCTCGCTATCGGCTCACGCTTCCCAACGTGACGATCCGCACCGAGCTGTCGGTCGCCGGACAGACGCTGACCTTCCGGGTCACCGGCGTCGACGACCCCGGCCGCACCGTCGAGACCTTCGACATCCCGGATCTCTCACTGGTGTCCGTACGCAGCGACCAGCCTGGCGCCACCCTCGCCGCGGCCGGTTTCTCGGTCGACGCCAACAAGTCCAGCGACACCGTGACGCCGGTTGGTGACCTGCCGGTCACCTCGAAACCGGCCGGCAAGTCATACGCGTTCGTCTCGACCGACAGACTCGCCGCCGGTGTGGAGACCAGCACGCTCACCGAGCCGTTCCGGCTGGCCGTCTCGACGGTGGCCGAAGGGACGCTGAAGCGTACGAGCATCGCCAGCCAGCCGTGGGTTTATCGCGAGCACGACACGAAAAGGATCACCGAGCTGCCATGGGCCAAGGTCGCCGTCACCGGCGATCGCAACGGCGACCACGCGGTCGACTGGCAGGACGGCGCGATCGCGTTCCGGTCGATCATGGTGAACGTCCCTGGCAGCAACGAGGTCAAGGACCGCGTGGTCCCGTACATCTCCTACAACTTCGCCTCATTGGCCGGCACACCGTTCCTGAAAGCATTGGACGAGGTCAAGAAGATCTCGCTGCTGACCGACGGACTCGGCCAGAACGTGCTGCTGAAGGGTTACCAGTCCGAGGGCCACGACTCGGCGCATCCGGACTATGGCGACCATTTCAACGATCGCGCCGGCGGTCTTGCCGATTTGAGGAAGCTGATCGCTGAAGGAAAGAAGTATGGCGCCACCTTCGGTGTTCACGTCAACCGGCAGGAGGCCTATCCGGAGGCGAAGAACTTCAGCTGGAAACTGGCGAATCCGACGGCGACATGCTGGGGATGGCTGGACCAGAGCTATTGCGACGACAAGCACGGCGACGAGATCTCCGGAAACCTGGCCGCACGGCTGAAGAAACTCAGGCAGGCGATCCCGGACCCGAATCTTTCCTATCTGTACGTGGACGTCACACCGGGCGCCGGCTGGGACGCGTACGACCTCGCGCACCTGCTGTGGTCCGACGGCTGGGACGCGGTCACCGAGTTTCCGGGCGACTGGGAACGCGAGTCGATCTGGTCGCACTGGGCCAACGACCCGACCTACGGCGGCGACAACAACCGCGGCGTCAACAGCCGGATCATCCGTTTCCTGCGCAACGACCAGAAAGACGTGTGGTCGCCGGACCCGCTGATGCCAAATCCGCGACTGGCCGACTTCACCGGCTGGCAGGGCCGGGTCAACCTCAACGACGCGGTGTCCAACATCTACACCTACGATCTGCCGGCCAAGTGGATCCAGCATTTCCAGGTCACCAAATGGACCGATGACGCGATCGACTTCACCGGTGGCGTACGGATAACCAAAGGTCGCGACATGTGGTCGGAAGGTCACCTCGTCTCGACCGGCGGCGCGTATCTGCTGCCGTGGGATTCCTCGAAGCTCTATCACTGGAATGCCTCCGGTGGCACCACAACGTGGACGCTGCCGAAGTCGTGGAGCCGGCTCGGATCGGCGACCGTCGCGACACTGACGCAGACGGGCAAACAGCAGGTCCACCAGGTGCCCGTGCGCGATGGACAGGTCACCCTGGCCGCGGCCGCCAGGACGCCTTATCTGGTCACGAAAGGCCGGCCGGCAGACGTACGGATGGACTGGGGCCACGGCACTCCGGTCGGCGACCCCGGCTTCGACTCCGGCGGTTTCGCGTACTGGAAGGCGACCGGGGCGCGTCCGTCCATTGTGGACGACGTACGCGGCCAGGCCCACCTGGAGATGGGATCCGGTGCGAGTGCGGTCAGTCAGCGGTTGCGCGGCCTCAAGCCCGGTCAGCAGTATTCGGCCTCCGTCTGGGTCCAGGTGACCGGAGCCAAGCGCGTCGCGACGCTTTCCGTCGATGGCGCGAAAGTCTGGACCGACTCCTCCCCGCAGGAGGACACCTCGGGAGTCGACGACAAGACCGGTACGCGATATCAGCGGATGAAGGTGCTGTTCACAGCCAAGACTCCGGCGCCGCTCCTGACACTCTCGGCCGCGACTGGCACGTCCAAGGTGGAGTTCGATGACGTACGAGTCGTGCCAAACGCCGGCGCCGGCTCGAAAGATCATTACTACGCCGAGGATTTCGAGCACGTCGACCAGGGATGGGGGCCGTTCGTCTACACGGTCGATGGCGGCTCGTTGCGTACACATCTCTCGGAGCGGCACGCCGGCTACACGCGCGACACGATTTCCGGCAACTGGTCGCTGAAAACCTGGGCCGACGGCGTCGGCATGGTCTATCGGACCCTGCCACAGACGCTGCGTTTCCAGGCAGGGCACGCATATCGCGTACGGTTCGACTACCAGAGCGACACGGACGACGCGTACGACGTGCGGATCTTCAACAACCAGACCATTGCCGAGGATCCGCTCGTACGCACGACGGATCGGCCGCTGGACTCTCCGCCGCCGGCGACCGATCCGAAGCCGGCCGGCTGGACCGATGTGTTGCCGCCACAGGGATCGGCACCACACCAAACATACGACCAGACTTTCGCCGCCTGTGGCGACGATTCGCTCGGCATCGTGCACAACCGTGACGACAACGCGTCGATGACGCTGGACAACCTGGTCGTCGACGACCTCGGTCCGGCGCCGGCTGGCTGCCTGAAAGCTCCGCTCGGATCACTGAAACTCAGCGGCTTCGCACCGCGGCGCGGACAGACGAACGTGGTGACCGCCAGCTTCACCAACAACACCGCCGCCGCACTGTCCAATGTGGACATTCGGCTGACCGGCCCGAGCGGATGGCCGCTGCAGCCGCAGAGTCCGACGCACTTCGCCTCGGTGGCCGCCGGCGCGACGGTGACCGCGACATACCAGCTGCAGACTCCCGCGGACGCGAAAAGCGGCAGCTATCAGCTGGCAACCAACGCGTCCTACGAGATCAACGGCCACCAGGCCGGCACGACTGCCAACGCGAGCGCGGTCCTGGCGTACACATCACTGGCGGACGCTTACAACAACGTGGCCATCAGTGACGAATCGGCGACCACGGCCGGAAACTTCGACGGCTATGGCAACAGCTTCTCTCAGCAGGCGCTGACCGCGGCCGGTGCCGCGCCGGGTGCGACCGTGACGGTCGACGGCGTGACGTTCAGCTGGCCGGACGTGCCGTCGGCGCGGCCGGACAACGTCGCCGCGGCCGGTCAGACGATCGCGCTGTCCGGCAAGGGCGTGGCGGTCGGCTTCCTCGGCTCCGAGGCCGGAAACGTACGGCCCGAGGTCACCATCCACTACGCCGACGGCAGCCGATCGACCGGACTACTCGGCTTCCCCAACTGGTGCTGCGCCGACGACAACGCGTACGGCTCGCGGATCGCGATCGACACCGACCACAACAACACACCGGCCGGTCCCGGGCATTTCGGCATTCACTACAAGATCTACTACAACACCATTCCGGCCGATCCGACCAAGACGATCGCCGCGGTGACCCTGCCGAGCTCGTCGGCGTTGCACGTTTTCGCCATGGCGATCAAGCCGGCCGCGGCGCTGTCCGGTGACGTGTACGCCTCCGACCTGGCCTGGTCGGCGATGACCAACGGCTGGGGACCGGCCGAGCGCGACCACAGCCTGGGGGAGGACGCGGCCGGCGACGGCGGTCCGCTGAAGGTGGCCGGCGTACGGTTTGCCAAAGGCCTCGGCACGGCGTCGCCTGGCGCCATCACGTACGCGGTGGACGGCACCTGCAGCCGCTTCACCGCGAAAGTCGGCCAGGACGACGAGAAGGGCGCGCCCGGCTCAGTGCGGTTTTCCGTGATCGCGGACGGAAAGACGATCTACACCAGCTCGGTGCAGAAGCCTGGCATGGCCGCGGCAGCGATCGACGTGCCGCTGACCGGCGTACGGTCAGTGCAGCTCGTCACTGGCGACGGGGGCGACGGCCCCGGCAACGACCACGCCGACTGGGGTGACGCCCTCTTCTCCTGCGCCTAG
- a CDS encoding GNAT family N-acetyltransferase: MSRRLVNLTLDTLEDLPGQCRKCVFWELDPVSRDRAIESGDTAFEKESWVSATLLDWGSCGKLVYVDGVPAGYVMYAPPAYVPRSVAFPTSPVSPDAALLMTATVLPEFASGGLGRMLIQGVAKDLTKRGLKAIEAFADLKWDGPSCVVPADFLLSVGFKTVRPHPRWPRLRLELRTAVSWKSDVEYALEKLLGSINPQVALGASRDVAGQMPRSSS, encoded by the coding sequence ATGTCCCGACGCCTGGTCAACCTGACGCTCGACACGCTGGAGGATCTTCCCGGACAGTGCCGCAAATGCGTGTTCTGGGAGCTGGATCCGGTCAGCCGCGATCGCGCGATCGAGAGCGGCGACACCGCGTTCGAGAAGGAGTCGTGGGTCTCCGCGACGCTGCTTGACTGGGGGTCGTGCGGCAAGCTCGTCTACGTTGACGGCGTGCCGGCCGGCTATGTGATGTACGCGCCGCCGGCGTACGTGCCGCGGTCGGTCGCCTTTCCGACCAGCCCGGTGAGCCCGGACGCGGCCCTGCTGATGACCGCGACCGTGCTGCCGGAGTTTGCCAGCGGCGGCCTCGGCCGGATGCTGATCCAGGGTGTGGCCAAGGACCTGACCAAGCGCGGACTGAAGGCGATCGAGGCCTTCGCCGACTTGAAGTGGGACGGTCCGAGCTGTGTCGTGCCGGCCGACTTCCTGCTCTCGGTCGGCTTCAAGACCGTACGTCCACATCCGCGGTGGCCGCGGCTGCGGCTCGAGCTGCGGACGGCCGTGTCGTGGAAGTCCGACGTGGAGTACGCGCTGGAAAAGCTGCTGGGCTCGATCAACCCGCAGGTCGCGCTCGGCGCCTCGCGCGATGTCGCCGGCCAGATGCCCCGCTCCTCCTCCTAA
- a CDS encoding PLP-dependent aminotransferase family protein produces MSTGDGTTLDDYTDRYSAALRGMTPSEIRALFSVANRPEVVSLAGGMPYVEALPLQSIAGLVSEVVASQGAVALQYGVGQGLLELRELICEVMDLEDIAASAEDIVVTTGSQQALDMVSRVFLDPGDVVLAEGPSYVGALGTFQAAQAEVVHVEMDDDGLVPARLRATLEQLRKAGRRAKFLYTVPNFHNPAGVTLTEARRDEVIALAEEYDLLVVEDNPYGLLGFEASPGRALRSRSESRVIYLGSFSKTFAAGLRVGWVLAPHAVRDKLTMVSEAQVLSPSNLTQKVVAEYLLKYPWRDQVKVFREVYRERRDAMLHALDLHMPAGVRWTRPAGGFYVWLTLPEGWDAKAMVPRALTHKVAYVPGIGFYADGDGVRQMRLSYCYPPPERIIEGVRRLAGVIGEEAELRETFGPVLGQAPARTDGRTHSRGTEAPDPGTV; encoded by the coding sequence TTGAGCACCGGCGACGGCACCACACTCGACGACTACACCGATCGCTATTCGGCCGCGCTGCGCGGCATGACGCCGTCGGAGATCCGAGCTCTGTTCTCGGTCGCCAACCGGCCGGAGGTCGTCTCGCTGGCCGGCGGCATGCCGTACGTGGAGGCCCTGCCGCTGCAGTCGATCGCCGGTCTGGTCAGCGAGGTTGTCGCTTCGCAGGGTGCGGTCGCGCTGCAGTACGGCGTCGGCCAGGGGCTGCTGGAGCTGCGCGAGCTGATCTGCGAGGTGATGGACCTCGAGGACATCGCCGCCTCCGCCGAGGACATCGTGGTGACCACCGGTTCGCAGCAGGCCCTGGACATGGTGTCGCGGGTCTTTCTCGACCCCGGTGACGTGGTGCTCGCCGAGGGTCCGTCGTACGTCGGCGCGCTCGGCACCTTCCAGGCGGCGCAGGCCGAGGTCGTGCATGTGGAGATGGACGACGACGGCCTGGTGCCGGCGCGGTTACGCGCGACCCTCGAGCAACTGCGCAAAGCCGGCCGGCGCGCCAAGTTTCTTTACACCGTGCCAAATTTTCACAATCCGGCCGGCGTGACGCTGACCGAGGCGCGGCGCGACGAGGTGATCGCACTGGCCGAGGAATACGACCTGCTGGTGGTGGAGGACAACCCTTACGGCCTGCTCGGCTTCGAGGCGAGTCCGGGCCGGGCACTGCGGTCGCGCTCAGAATCGCGCGTCATCTATCTCGGCTCGTTTTCCAAGACCTTCGCCGCCGGCCTGCGGGTCGGCTGGGTCCTCGCGCCGCACGCCGTACGCGACAAGCTGACCATGGTGAGCGAGGCGCAGGTGCTCTCGCCGTCCAACCTGACCCAGAAGGTCGTCGCCGAATACCTGCTCAAGTATCCGTGGCGCGACCAGGTGAAGGTGTTTCGCGAGGTCTATCGCGAGCGCCGCGACGCGATGCTGCACGCGCTCGACCTGCACATGCCGGCCGGCGTCCGGTGGACCCGTCCGGCCGGCGGTTTCTACGTCTGGCTGACTCTGCCGGAAGGCTGGGACGCCAAGGCGATGGTGCCGCGCGCGCTCACCCACAAGGTGGCCTATGTGCCAGGCATCGGCTTTTACGCGGACGGCGACGGAGTCCGCCAGATGCGGCTGTCGTACTGTTATCCGCCACCGGAACGGATCATCGAGGGTGTCCGCCGGCTGGCCGGAGTGATCGGAGAGGAGGCCGAGCTGCGCGAGACGTTTGGTCCCGTGCTCGGTCAGGCGCCGGCGCGTACGGACGGCCGGACCCACTCGCGGGGCACCGAGGCCCCCGATCCTGGCACGGTCTAG
- a CDS encoding NAD(P)H-binding protein, giving the protein MILVTGASGTIGSEVLRQLRAAGQPVRAMSRRLAGDDVVRADFTDAESLRKAVDGVDAIFLATAPGGAVAEHDRAMIEAAGARKVVKLSAVGGSVGSPSDWHAPGERALRDRGAPWVALRPTWFASNALQWLPAIHAGQPVPNMTGDGRQAVIDPRDIAEVAVRALRTEAYDGMALTLTGPEAISVPDMVAVLSEELGRQIPIVDVLDPREPMLAAGVPADVVEVAVRGYQLVRAGGNEALSEDVPRVLGRPARTFREWVASEWRRAR; this is encoded by the coding sequence ATGATCCTGGTGACAGGTGCCAGCGGCACCATTGGAAGCGAAGTCCTGCGACAGCTCAGGGCTGCCGGCCAGCCCGTACGCGCGATGAGTCGCCGCCTCGCCGGAGACGACGTCGTACGCGCCGACTTCACCGATGCCGAGTCACTGCGCAAAGCGGTCGACGGTGTGGACGCCATCTTCCTGGCGACAGCGCCTGGTGGTGCGGTCGCCGAGCACGACCGGGCGATGATCGAAGCAGCCGGCGCCCGCAAGGTCGTGAAGCTGTCGGCCGTTGGCGGCTCTGTCGGCTCGCCGTCGGACTGGCATGCGCCCGGCGAGCGCGCGCTGCGCGATCGAGGCGCACCTTGGGTCGCGTTGCGACCGACCTGGTTCGCGAGCAACGCGCTGCAGTGGCTGCCGGCGATCCACGCCGGCCAGCCGGTGCCAAACATGACAGGCGACGGCCGGCAGGCAGTCATCGATCCGCGCGACATCGCGGAGGTGGCCGTGCGGGCACTTCGCACTGAGGCGTACGACGGCATGGCGTTGACGTTGACAGGACCGGAGGCGATCAGCGTGCCGGACATGGTGGCCGTGCTTTCCGAGGAGCTTGGCCGGCAGATCCCGATCGTCGACGTGCTCGATCCGCGCGAACCGATGCTCGCCGCTGGTGTGCCGGCGGACGTGGTCGAGGTTGCCGTACGCGGCTATCAGCTCGTACGCGCCGGCGGCAACGAGGCGCTGTCCGAAGACGTGCCGCGCGTCCTCGGCCGGCCGGCTCGTACGTTTCGCGAGTGGGTCGCTAGCGAGTGGCGGCGCGCTCGATGA
- a CDS encoding D-alanine--D-alanine ligase family protein produces the protein MHAMVLAGGLSYERDVSLRSGRRVADALRRAGVETTIADADANLLAALHDTQPDAVYIALHGAPGEDGALRAVLDAADVPYVGAGAAESRLAWDKPVAKTLLRRAGIDTPDWMALPHETFRELGAAAVLERVVKSVGMPLMVKPVNGGSGLGATPVFDAADLPSAMMSCFAYGGTALLERFVAGIDVAVTVIDLGDGPRALPAVEIEPADGVYDYVARYTAGVTRWHTPPRLAPEVAQQVAEVALQAHTALGIRDLSRVDTLVDPDGRAHVLEVSVSPGMTETSLTPMAIAAADLDLGEVCRTLIERAATR, from the coding sequence ATGCATGCCATGGTGTTGGCCGGCGGCCTTTCGTACGAGCGAGACGTGTCGCTGCGGTCCGGCCGCCGGGTCGCCGACGCGCTGCGCCGCGCGGGCGTCGAGACGACGATCGCCGACGCGGACGCCAACCTGCTCGCCGCGCTGCACGACACGCAGCCGGACGCCGTCTACATCGCTCTGCACGGCGCGCCAGGGGAGGACGGTGCTCTGCGCGCGGTCCTCGACGCTGCCGACGTGCCGTACGTGGGTGCCGGCGCGGCCGAGTCGCGACTGGCGTGGGACAAGCCGGTCGCCAAGACACTGCTGCGGCGCGCCGGCATCGACACACCTGACTGGATGGCGCTGCCGCACGAGACCTTCCGCGAGCTCGGCGCCGCCGCCGTTCTCGAGCGCGTAGTGAAGAGCGTCGGCATGCCGCTGATGGTGAAGCCGGTCAACGGCGGCTCGGGCCTCGGCGCGACGCCGGTCTTCGACGCGGCCGACCTGCCGTCGGCGATGATGTCGTGCTTCGCGTACGGCGGCACCGCGCTGCTGGAGCGCTTCGTCGCCGGCATCGACGTGGCGGTCACCGTGATCGACCTCGGCGACGGGCCGCGAGCGCTGCCGGCGGTGGAGATCGAGCCCGCGGACGGCGTCTACGACTACGTCGCGCGCTACACCGCCGGCGTCACCCGCTGGCACACCCCGCCGCGGCTCGCTCCAGAGGTGGCTCAGCAGGTCGCCGAAGTCGCACTGCAGGCGCACACCGCGCTCGGTATTCGGGACCTGTCCAGAGTCGACACGTTGGTCGATCCGGACGGCCGCGCCCACGTCCTCGAGGTGAGCGTGTCGCCGGGGATGACCGAGACCTCGCTGACCCCGATGGCGATCGCCGCCGCTGACCTCGACCTCGGCGAGGTCTGCCGCACGCTCATCGAGCGCGCCGCCACTCGCTAG